A portion of the Platichthys flesus chromosome 7, fPlaFle2.1, whole genome shotgun sequence genome contains these proteins:
- the LOC133956894 gene encoding uncharacterized protein LOC133956894: MADGEETTNQPTEDQRKESESHTHTDAKAMKYSLAKLTEHIQTSYSNEEPLAKLTAHTHTPDHTQLCGTYVKYNSDAFKKMPQLELCVNGHKLNFMVDSGAGYSVVRTSDLPTSPEMSGRFIFSQGASGATVKENFTKPLKCAAQFDKHQQHPIKFEHGFLLSPCCPINLLGRDLMIVLGLNLVSSSEGVTVTHNSSSPTFTMSQTTHEQMFAYQWQLPINASTDLLSTSHSLVTPFSDFMHTDSLHCTSHVTSTVDHVYESLFLPFSDDSLKVSNVFWSGSRSAAFVSLTDQQLALFHVLNSSPHIPLSKSHDDKWQDLGPFVRSCQAAVDWQPTTRPDVMYSPSLSAFDLKMSPTLCCPATRSFVVTENHLHSYAMLSSPSDISPLLSDLPETLWAKDKYDVGLIRNCDPVKITPKSDYRPCKQQYPLRQEAVEGIRPVFESFLQAGVIVPCPDSPVRTPLFPVKKIRDKGQPTEWRFVQDLKAVNDAVIFRSPIVPNPYTLLSQIPPNAVWFSVVDLSNAFFSVPVHKDSQYWFAFNFENKAYTFTRLCQGYCESPSLYNQALRNSLEPLILTPGSALLQYVDDLLIASPTQEQCETNTIALLRHLAREGHKVSLSKLQFVQQTVTFLGHVVTKDGKSLSDKRVEAIVNMPKPLTKKQLMSFIGTCSFCRTFIPDFALLEAPLGALYHGKSLSPHERVVWTPEADEAFVTLKKTLQQSPTLALPNPDKPFVQAVDERDRCMTSVLLQSHGDKFHPVAYFSAKLDPVAAGLPRCLRAVAACEKAVLASRDIVGYSDLTLLVPHAVSLILIEQKTSHLSAARWLRYHTVLLDMPNITVKRCSTLNPATLLPLPDDGEEHNCVAELQVQCSPRPDLFDEPLSNSDLILYVDGSASRDPVSGTNCVGFSVCSDSEVLVSSSLPHHLSAQAAELIALTEACKLATGKTLTVYTDSRYAFGVSHDFGALWQHRNFLTSSGKKIAHHGLITDLLSAILLPKTVAVCKCAAHTRATDVVSRGNAKADTAAKAAARLPPPLSNKQLAALTSDMSSSLSAVQSTATPPEISLWKKSGAIFRAGVWYGPDNKPCLPKHFFPHYAKLSHGKDHTSKMGMLSMITEHWFTKGFSTYAQKYCQACVICATHNVGRPVAVTSQAAHQPPTRPFEHLMMDFIELSPSEGKSHCLVMVDMWSKWVEAFPASKQTASVVTKALLRDIIPRWGIPSRISSDNGRHFVNEAVKQLGSHLGMDVRTHCAYHPASGGAVERENGTLKTKLAKCCEDTGLAWTKVLPLVLMYMRMRKRTRSNLSPYGILFATPPHIGVAPPSSPLPSTDLCDDNMLSYCANLTSSLSDIRRQVTSSLPHPATEPLHNLQPGDFVVVKDFRRKNWRSRRWQGPYQILLTTYTAVKVAERATWIHASHCKRVPSPSDQLTPSTESTHTDTLPPACVCVS, encoded by the coding sequence atgGCAGACGGGGAGGAGACGACCAATCAACCCACCGAGGATCAAAGAAAGGAaagtgaatcacacacacacacagacgctaaAGCAATGAAGTATTCGCTTGCCAAACTAACCgaacacatacaaacaagcTACAGCAATGAAGAACCGCTTGCCAAAttaaccgcacacacacacacaccagatcacacacaactttgtggTACTTATGTTAAGTACAATAGTGATGCTTTTAAGAAAATGCCACAACTCGAACTGTGTGTTAACGGTCACAAACTTAATTTCATGGTTGACTCTGGTGCAGGTTATTCTGTGGTTAGGACTTCAGATTTGCCCACATCTCCTGAGATGAGTGGTCGCTTTATATTCTCTCAAGGTGCCAGCGGTGCCACTGTAAAAGAAAACTTCACAAAACCTCTCAAATGCGCCGCTCAGTTtgacaaacatcaacaacatcccATAAAGTTTGAACATGGTTTTCTGTTGTCTCCCTGTTGCCCAATTAATCTATTAGGAAGAgatttgatgattgtgttaGGCCTCAACTTAGTATCCTCCTCTGAAGGAGTGACGGTTACACACAATTCTTCTTCACCCACATTCACAATGTCTCAGACCACACATGAGCAGATGTTTGCATATCAGTGGCAACTTCCTATAAATGCCTCCACTGATCTGCTCTCCACGTCGCACTCTCTTGTCACTCCTTTTTCGGATTTCATGCACACTGATTCATTGCATTGCACCTCACATGTGACAAGCACAGTAGATCACGTTTATGAATctctgtttttgcctttttctgacGATtctctgaaagtgtccaatgtTTTTTGGTCTGGTTCCAGAAGTGCAGCTTTCGTCTCACTCACTGACCAACAGTTGGCACTGTTTCACGTCTTGAATTCCAGCCCTCACATCCCGCTCTCCAAGTCTCATGATGACAAGTGGCAAGACTTAGGCCCATTTGTCAGATCATGCCAGGCTGCCGTTGATTGGCAACCCACAACCAGGCCTGACGTAATGTATTCCCCCAGTCTGAGTGCATTTGATCTAAAAATGTCTCCAACCCTCTGTTGTCCAGCCACAcgctcatttgttgtgactgaaAATCACCTTCATTCTTATGCAATGTTGTCTAGCCCCTCTGACATTTCTCCTTTACTTTCAGATCTGCCTGAAACACTGTGGGCAAAGGACAAATATGATGTGGGCCTCATCAGAAACTGTGATCCAGTCAAAATCACTCCAAAATCTGATTACAGGCCATGTAAACAACAATATCCACTCAGACAAGAAGCAGTGGAGGGGATACGTCCTGTTTTTGAATCCTTTTTGCAGGCTGGAGTAATTGTCCCCTGCCCTGATTCACCGGTCCGCACTCCACTGTTCCCAGTTAAAAAGATCAGAGACAAAGGTCAACCTACTGAGTGGCGGTTTGTGCAGGATTTGAAGGCTGTGAATGATGCTGTAATTTTTCGATCGCCTATTGTTCCCAACCCATACACACTGCTTTCCCAAATTCCGCCTAATGCAGTGTGGTTTTCGGTTGTAGATTTATCCAACGCTTTTTTTAGTGTTCCTGTCCACAAGGACAGCCAGTACtggtttgcttttaattttgaaaacaagGCCTACACGTTCACACGCTTATGTCAGGGCTACTGTGAGTCTCCGTCATTGTACAATCAGGCTCTCAGGAACAGTCTTGAACCCCTCATCCTCACTCCGGGTTCAGCTCTCTTGCAGTATGTTGATGATCTACTAATTGCCAGTCCCACACAGGAGCAATGTGAAACAAATACGATCGCTTTGCTGAGGCATCTGGCTCGTGAGGGCCATAAAGTCAGTCTCAGCAAACTACAGTTTGTACAACAAACTGTCACGTTTCTGGGTCATGTCGTCACCAAAGATGGCAAATCCCTGTCTGATAAGAGAGTAGAAGCTATTGTTAACATGCCAAAACCCTTGACGAAGAAACAACTCATGTCATTCATCGGCACATGCTCTTTCTGTAGAACGTTCATTCCTGACTTTGCTCTTCTTGAAGCCCCCTTAGGTGCTCTGTACCACGGCAAATCACTCTCTCCTCACGAACGTGTCGTTTGGACTCCAGAGGCAGACGAGGCATTTGTAACACTGAAGAAGACGCTGCAGCAATCTCCCACTCTTGCTCTCCCTAACCCTGACAAACCTTTTGTTCAGGCTGTGGATGAGAGAGACCGCTGCATGACTTCCGTCCTCCTTCAGTCTCATGGTGACAAGTTTCACCCTGTCGCCTACTTCTCTGCCAAACTTGATCCGGTGGCAGCTGGCCTTCCACGTTGTTTGCGTGCAGTGGCCGCATGTGAAAAAGCCGTTCTTGCCTCACGAGACATAGTAGGTTACTCTGACTTGACACTCCTTGTTCCTCATGCTGTGTCTCTCATTCTTATAGAACAGAAGACCtcacatctctctgctgctcgctGGTTGCGGTATCACACTGTTCTTCTTGACATGCCCAACATCACAGTGAAACGCTGTTCAACTTTGAACCCAGCCACACTTCTTCCGCTTCCGGATGACGGGGAAGAACACAACTGTGTGGCTGAACTTCAAGTCCAGTGTTCCCCACGACCTGACCTCTTTGACGAACCTCTTTCTAACTCTGACTTGATTCTGTATGTCGATGGGTCTGCCTCACGTGACCCTGTCTCTGGTACTAACTGTgttggtttctctgtttgttcagaTAGCGAAGTCCTCGTCTCGAGTTCTCTTCCTCATCACCTCtcagcacaggcagcagagctcatCGCACTCACGGAAGCATGCAAACTGGCTACTGGTAAAACACTCACAGTCTACACTGACTCCAGATATGCATTCGGTGTATCTCATGATTTTGGTGCCCTTTGGCAACACAGAAACTTCCTCACATCCTCTGGTAAAAAGATAGCACACCATGGTCTCATCACAGATCTTCTATCTGCGATTTTGCTCCCAAAAACGGTGGCTGTATGCaaatgtgctgcacacacacgtgctacGGATGTGGTGTCTCGGGGAAATGCCAAAGCAGACACAGCGGCTAAAGCTGCAGCTCGCTTACCACCTcctctttcaaacaaacaattggCTGCACTCACATCTgacatgtcctcctctctttctgcagtACAGTCCACTGCTACTCCTCCTGAGATCTCCCTATGGAAGAAGTCCGGTGCTATTTTCCGAGCTGGTGTGTGGTATGGTCCTGACAACAAACCCTGTTTgccaaaacatttctttccccATTATGCTAAGTTATCTCATGGCAAAGATCACACATCTAAAATGGGGATGTTATCTATGATAACAGAACATTGGTTCACGAAAGGTTTCTCCACCTATGCTCAAAAGTACTGTCAGGCATGCGTAATCTGCGCCACACACAACGTTGGCAGGCCAGTGGCTGTAACCAGCCAGGCAGCTCACCAACCACCTACTCGACCTTTTGAACATCTGATGATGGACTTCATAGAGCTGTCACCATCAGAAGGTAAATCTCACTGCTTAGTGATGGTCGACATGTGGTCAAAATGGGTTGAAGCTTTCCCTGCCTCAAAACAAACTGCAAGTGTGGTCACCAAAGCATTGTTAAGAGACATTATTCCACGATGGGGAATTCCTAGCAGGATTTCCAGTGACAACGGCAGACACTTCGTAAACGAAGCTGTCAAACAACTCGGTTCTCATCTAGGTATGGATGTGCGAACACACTGTGCATATCATCCAGCCAGTGGTGGAGCTGTGGAACGAGAGAACGGCACACTCAAAACTAAACTTGCAAAGTGCTGTGAAGACACAGGTCTTGCATGGACAAAAGTCCTGCCTCTGGTGCTGATGTACATGAGGATGAGAAAACGAACAAGGTCTAATCTTTCACCTTATGGGATTCTTTTTGCAACTCCTCCCCACATTGGTGTggctcctccatcttctccgcTTCCATCCACAGACTTGTGTGATGATAACATGTTGTCTTATTGTGCTAACCTAACTTCGTCTCTTTCAGACATCAGGAGACAGGTgacctcctcccttcctcatcCAGCTACTGAACCGCTTCATAACCTCCAGCCAGGCGACTTCGTGGTGGTCAAGGACTTCCGGAGAAAGAATTGGCGCTCACGCAGGTGGCAAGGGCCTTACCAGATACTGCTCACAACCTACACAGCCGTGAAAGTTGCTGAAAGAGCCACCTGGATCCACGCCAGCCATTGCAAACGAGTACCATCTCCATCGGACCAGCTGACGCCTTCAactgaaagcacacacactgatactctCCCTCCAGCTTGCGTATGTGTTTCTTAG